One Hermetia illucens chromosome 4, iHerIll2.2.curated.20191125, whole genome shotgun sequence DNA segment encodes these proteins:
- the LOC119653953 gene encoding uncharacterized protein LOC119653953, translated as MTKEVILVQRDNFASLNRLSRNHLKDSKERHSLGYFQARTQRLEELWQACQERHGAVLDDLSGDSSKQKSYLEEYESAEETYLDLLTRFKSGLAAYQPITQHMNSSGSAATNRVQLERLTIPKFDGKYSQWRMFNDMFNSLIHCNETLSAVEKMQYLKTHVQGDAARVIQHLDVNNENYEAARHMLRERYDNKRAMAWNYLHKFHNLPMAKEDSDSSIKRVMDATAEFIANMNSIGVNTEHWDLLVIFETTQKLDQQSRRLWEASLGANAELPTLKLFLEFLTSRFRALEALNIPRKTSKVDSLTTTTTKACSICIKDHYVNQCDKFREMDEQQRKNEARKQNLCFNCLRKGHGVNQCPSSGRCRTCSKKHHSLLHNSEITSVSKKLTVDAKPFIPTTQPLLAGDGTLDQTVRSD; from the coding sequence ATGACCAAGGAGGTGATCTTAGTACAGCGGGATAATTTCGCCAGTCTGAACAGACTGAGCCGAAATCATTTGAAGGACAGCAAGGAGAGGCATTCCCTTGGCTATTTCCAAGCCAGAACACAACGTCTGGAGGAACTGTGGCAGGCTTGCCAGGAACGACATGGAGCAGTCCTGGATGACCTTTCAGGAGATTCCAGTAAACAGAAGTCCTACTTGGAAGAGTATGAGAGCGCCGAAGAAACGTATTTGGATTTGCTTACTCGTTTCAAGTCGGGCTTGGCGGCATACCAGCCAATCACGCAACATATGAACAGCAGCGGTTCAGCGGCGACGAACCGGGTGCAATTGGAAAGATTGACTATACCGAAGTTTGATGGAAAATACAGTCAGTGGCGCATGTTCAATGACATGTTCAATTCGTTAATTCACTGCAACGAGACGCTGTCTGCGGTTGAAAAGATGCAGTACTTGAAAACTCATGTTCAAGGTGATGCTGCAAGAGTCATTCAACATCTGGATGTGAACAACGAAAATTACGAGGCAGCAAGGCACATGCTGCGAGAACGGTATGACAACAAGCGAGCCATGGCATGGAATTACTTGCACAAGTTCCACAACTTGCCAATGGCAAAGGAAGATTCTGATTCCTCTATCAAACGAGTAATGGACGCCACCGCAGAGTTCATCGCTAATATGAATAGCATCGGCGTCAACACTGAGCATTGGGACTTATTGGtcattttcgaaacaactcagaaATTGGACCAACAATCTCGACGATTATGGGAGGCATCACTGGGTGCTAACGCAGAGTTACCCACCTTGAAATTGTTTTTGGAGTTCCTGACGAGTCGGTTCAGGGCACTCGAGGCGTTGAACATTCCTCGGAAAACTTCTAAGGTTGACTCACTGACGACTACAACGACAAAGGCATGCAGCATTTGCATCAAGGACCACTACGTGAATCAGTGCGACAAGTTCAGAGAGATGGACGAGCAACaacggaaaaatgaagcaagaaaACAAAACTTGTGCTTTAACTGCTTGAGGAAGGGACATGGCGTCAACCAATGCCCCTCGAGTGGCAGGTGCCGGACATGTTCGAAGAAGCACCATTCGTTACTACATAACAGTGAAATCACAAGcgtttcaaaaaaattgacagtCGATGCTAAACCGTTCATTCCGACTACCCAACCGTTGTTGGCTGGGGATGGAACGCTGGATCAAACAGTACGCTCAGATTGA